One Paenibacillus crassostreae DNA segment encodes these proteins:
- a CDS encoding alpha/beta hydrolase: MIHTFEKGTNPAAPTLLLLHGTGGSEQQLLPVGRMISPESSLLSVRGNILENGMPRFFKRLAEGIFDVEDLIFRTKELNQFLDQTAEQYQFDRSNVVAVGYSNGANIAGSMLFHYDMALNGAILFHPMVPLRGIELPNLSGKPVFIGAGSNDPICAPQETEDLQELLLGAGADVSVHWEHFGHQLTQSEIEAAKVWFQQQGK, encoded by the coding sequence ATGATACACACTTTTGAAAAAGGAACTAATCCTGCTGCACCAACACTACTTCTATTACATGGAACAGGTGGTTCGGAACAGCAGCTGCTACCTGTTGGAAGAATGATATCTCCGGAATCTTCTTTACTCAGTGTTAGAGGGAATATTCTAGAGAATGGCATGCCAAGATTCTTCAAGCGGTTAGCTGAAGGGATCTTCGATGTGGAAGACTTAATCTTTCGTACCAAAGAGTTAAATCAATTCTTAGACCAGACTGCTGAACAATATCAATTCGACCGCAGTAATGTAGTGGCTGTTGGTTACTCTAACGGTGCTAATATTGCAGGAAGTATGCTATTTCATTATGATATGGCGCTAAATGGAGCAATTCTCTTCCATCCGATGGTCCCACTTAGAGGAATAGAATTACCTAATTTATCTGGGAAACCTGTGTTCATTGGGGCGGGCAGTAACGACCCGATTTGTGCTCCTCAGGAAACAGAAGACCTTCAAGAATTGTTACTAGGTGCGGGTGCGGATGTTTCAGTACATTGGGAACATTTTGGACATCAATTAACTCAAAGCGAAATAGAAGCGGCGAAGGTCTGGTTTCAGCAACAGGGAAAATAA
- the comX gene encoding competence pheromone ComX produces MLKELVQMLVKDQGARVALQGGQLQLAGISDVEHRALIDVLKNGNKNEPMKANIWY; encoded by the coding sequence ATGTTGAAAGAATTAGTTCAAATGCTAGTAAAAGATCAAGGTGCTCGTGTTGCTTTACAAGGTGGTCAACTTCAATTGGCAGGAATCAGCGATGTGGAACATAGAGCTTTAATAGATGTATTGAAGAATGGAAATAAGAATGAACCAATGAAGGCGAATATTTGGTATTAA
- a CDS encoding sensor histidine kinase, whose product MLNKLRVTVFGLLIIVLTSYLSYSILNYQVIGVTVSEDEMGQYIVTEVSEEDWGYGRILVGDVITKIDSQPTSSNFTVRKYSHIEAASAIQLIRVEQDGAKQFSLSVEEGIPTDKVIFHFVLPISAMILLSGFSVLVYLKKKDDQAADYLILFFLSIGLAYLSAFSSGRLNPVGQLSLSVTFMLVPVFFMQFMNQYLKRYGEWFVSRGLLKVLYTSIAIILFYLQGKVLTGYHPIYQYASLLMMLFFVITNVYIVYKLIRKYINHRNDNLRSLFKFSLIGQAVGFLPFLLLYAIPSLMGVVLVPAELTAIFLLAIPIVYMYMFMTKQLFDVDFLLNRFFYYVLIAFIPTLIITGLAVLIMSHDNYSWVKWVQMFLTVYMMITLFLFGKEFADIRLRPRFNKDLYNFQGSLDRFSKRISRVMKRADLEKVLEQEILSILPVKQIAFLELNIDKEGHHSSVNANLEKVNLELIEALQTSTQRLSIGMTLSVPQGLCIVIGYKSSTYHVLWIDDKENQTKFNVDELGWLNTLANYSAIVYENLYLIEGLLSDLELEIQKQKGASPWVLRLIFNLSENERRRLASDLHDSALQDQLIWYRRLEEAMKSSIMPSDLYSEMDTIREGLLDVIHQIRETCNELRPPLLKEMGIIEALERLFEEAQMRSNFAIDFKVKPFLEELSDEQILAVYRMVQELLRNASKHAGASSVLIELEQNDVIRLYYKDNGIGMDLREFDNSFQHMGLAGIQERVRSLEGDIYFRSEVGAGFEVLITLPMETELGHIQMSEGGDVDDTNLVS is encoded by the coding sequence TTGTTAAACAAATTAAGAGTAACGGTGTTCGGATTGCTCATCATTGTGCTCACGAGTTACTTGTCATATTCCATATTAAACTATCAGGTTATAGGAGTTACAGTATCGGAAGATGAGATGGGTCAGTATATTGTGACGGAAGTTTCAGAAGAAGATTGGGGATATGGACGTATACTTGTTGGGGATGTCATTACGAAGATTGATAGTCAACCAACTTCTTCTAACTTCACCGTTAGGAAGTACTCTCATATAGAAGCTGCATCCGCTATTCAATTGATTCGGGTAGAACAAGATGGAGCTAAGCAGTTCTCACTTTCTGTAGAAGAGGGAATACCTACAGATAAAGTCATATTTCATTTTGTTCTTCCAATTTCAGCAATGATTCTGCTTTCAGGATTTTCTGTACTAGTGTATTTGAAGAAAAAGGATGATCAAGCTGCCGATTATCTGATTTTGTTCTTTCTATCTATTGGACTAGCTTATTTGAGTGCTTTCTCATCTGGAAGATTGAATCCCGTTGGACAGCTGTCGCTAAGTGTGACGTTCATGCTAGTACCTGTCTTCTTTATGCAATTTATGAATCAGTATTTAAAGAGATACGGGGAATGGTTCGTGTCTAGAGGACTGCTTAAGGTTCTTTATACTAGCATTGCGATAATTTTATTTTACCTTCAAGGTAAGGTATTAACAGGTTATCATCCTATCTATCAATATGCTTCACTTCTTATGATGCTCTTTTTCGTAATTACCAATGTTTATATTGTATATAAACTAATCCGTAAATATATAAACCATCGAAATGATAATCTTCGGTCCTTATTTAAATTTTCTTTAATCGGTCAAGCGGTCGGTTTTTTGCCATTTTTGCTTTTATATGCAATCCCTAGTCTAATGGGAGTCGTATTAGTTCCCGCAGAATTAACGGCGATCTTCTTGCTAGCTATTCCAATCGTGTATATGTATATGTTCATGACCAAGCAGTTGTTCGATGTGGATTTCTTATTGAATCGTTTTTTTTATTATGTCTTGATTGCATTCATTCCAACATTGATTATTACCGGTCTTGCAGTACTCATCATGAGTCATGATAACTATTCCTGGGTGAAATGGGTACAGATGTTCCTTACTGTCTATATGATGATTACACTCTTTTTATTCGGTAAGGAATTTGCGGATATTCGCCTACGACCGAGATTTAATAAAGATTTGTACAATTTTCAAGGAAGCTTAGATCGCTTCTCGAAGCGCATATCGCGTGTCATGAAGCGGGCTGATCTAGAGAAAGTGTTGGAACAAGAGATTCTTTCCATACTGCCAGTGAAACAGATTGCCTTTCTGGAGTTGAATATTGACAAGGAAGGTCATCATTCAAGTGTCAATGCCAACCTAGAGAAAGTGAACCTCGAGTTGATAGAAGCCTTACAAACTTCAACCCAACGATTGAGTATTGGAATGACCCTATCGGTTCCACAGGGGTTATGTATAGTGATTGGTTATAAAAGTTCGACTTATCATGTGCTTTGGATTGATGATAAGGAGAATCAGACAAAGTTTAACGTTGATGAGCTGGGATGGTTAAATACATTAGCTAATTATAGTGCTATCGTTTATGAGAATTTGTACTTAATTGAAGGCTTGTTGTCAGATTTGGAATTGGAAATTCAGAAGCAGAAGGGCGCATCACCTTGGGTACTTCGGCTTATTTTCAATCTATCAGAGAACGAACGACGCCGATTAGCATCAGATCTTCATGACTCTGCACTACAAGATCAATTGATCTGGTATCGGAGGCTGGAAGAAGCTATGAAGTCATCGATTATGCCAAGTGATCTTTATTCAGAGATGGATACAATTCGCGAAGGCTTACTAGATGTGATCCATCAGATTAGAGAGACATGCAATGAGTTGAGACCGCCTCTATTGAAAGAGATGGGGATTATCGAAGCTTTAGAGAGGTTGTTCGAAGAAGCGCAAATGCGCTCGAATTTTGCTATCGACTTTAAGGTCAAGCCTTTCCTAGAAGAGCTGAGCGATGAACAAATCCTCGCCGTATATCGGATGGTACAGGAACTGCTACGTAATGCTAGCAAGCACGCAGGAGCATCATCTGTTCTAATTGAGTTAGAGCAGAATGACGTTATTCGGCTTTATTATAAAGACAATGGTATAGGCATGGATCTAAGAGAGTTCGATAATTCATTCCAGCATATGGGGTTAGCTGGTATTCAGGAGAGAGTACGTAGCTTGGAAGGGGACATTTACTTCCGCTCTGAAGTTGGAGCAGGCTTCGAGGTGCTTATCACGCTACCAATGGAGACTGAGCTTGGACATATACAGATGAGTGAGGGAGGTGACGTAGATGATACGAATCTTGTTAGTTGA
- a CDS encoding polyprenyl synthetase family protein gives MDGFMDKMEKELQSSFQTYFIEPYLYEQALACIVDKHQESMLFGKMTVLHYRMFGGEGDDIYRAAAAVELMILGLDMIDDLQDQDNKGMVWNQLDPAITLNIAIGMLTLSQQMLLTSPFPLEWKHEATQIMCQQTLTAINGQTTDILNAIDNEDDYIHMVEQKSAALLVSACMVGTMLATGESELIQLVRSYAEELGIAAQIKNDIRDLVNWENKNDFLNRKKTLPTLFLLQSLSDEDRWVREYFEGRLQLEDVIHRQEDVEMIIEKSGTLLYTSVRMRTHYYKYLDLIDKLNMEPYWKEQMLALAE, from the coding sequence ATGGACGGTTTCATGGACAAAATGGAGAAGGAACTACAATCCAGCTTTCAAACCTATTTTATCGAGCCTTACCTCTATGAGCAGGCGCTTGCATGTATAGTGGATAAACATCAGGAATCTATGCTTTTTGGTAAAATGACAGTCTTGCATTATCGGATGTTTGGTGGAGAGGGAGACGATATTTATCGTGCGGCAGCAGCGGTTGAATTAATGATTCTTGGATTAGATATGATCGATGATTTACAAGATCAAGACAATAAGGGAATGGTATGGAACCAACTGGATCCTGCGATCACGCTAAATATAGCTATAGGAATGTTAACTCTTTCGCAGCAAATGTTGCTTACAAGCCCATTTCCCTTAGAATGGAAGCATGAGGCTACCCAAATCATGTGTCAACAGACGCTAACAGCTATTAATGGACAGACGACAGATATTCTAAATGCTATCGACAATGAGGATGATTATATCCACATGGTTGAACAGAAGTCTGCGGCGTTACTTGTATCAGCATGTATGGTGGGTACGATGCTTGCTACAGGCGAGAGTGAGCTGATTCAGTTGGTTAGAAGTTATGCTGAAGAACTTGGTATTGCAGCGCAAATTAAGAATGATATCCGTGATCTAGTCAATTGGGAGAATAAGAATGACTTCCTAAACCGCAAGAAAACACTTCCAACATTGTTTCTACTACAGTCATTATCGGATGAGGATCGTTGGGTACGAGAGTATTTCGAAGGACGGTTGCAGCTTGAAGATGTAATTCATCGCCAAGAGGATGTAGAAATGATCATTGAGAAATCAGGGACATTGCTCTACACATCTGTTCGAATGAGAACTCATTATTATAAGTATCTGGATCTGATTGATAAGCTGAATATGGAACCCTATTGGAAGGAGCAGATGCTTGCTCTAGCAGAATAA
- a CDS encoding ArsR/SmtB family transcription factor, whose product MLVDIADDLKLLGDKTRLTMLSLLKEREWCVCEFVEIFDISQPAISQHLRKMKAQNLVKENKRGQWVHYSLDVDNKPHIQAVLDQMPDSRTILTNLNKELIITECK is encoded by the coding sequence ATGCTGGTTGATATAGCAGATGATTTGAAACTTCTTGGCGACAAGACTCGTCTTACGATGCTATCTCTTTTGAAAGAAAGAGAATGGTGTGTATGTGAATTTGTTGAAATTTTTGATATATCACAACCGGCCATTAGTCAGCATCTAAGAAAAATGAAAGCACAGAATCTGGTTAAAGAGAATAAACGAGGGCAGTGGGTCCATTATTCATTAGATGTGGATAATAAGCCTCATATCCAAGCAGTTCTTGATCAAATGCCGGATTCAAGAACAATTCTAACAAATTTAAATAAAGAATTAATTATCACTGAGTGTAAATAA
- a CDS encoding response regulator, translating to MIRILLVDDHPSVGEGTKNMIEQDTDMQVTVILSGIEALEIVKTEKFDVMLFDLNMPGINGLELTKRMMNANPDSRVLIYTGYEISPHYNLLNDSGVSGFVNKTASREQLLNAIRCALRGEAVIPITLLRQLRRNEIRVNQSRDDKTIDEVSINEREQEILQEVSKGSSNKDIATKLIMSQRTVEYNLTRIFEKLNVRTRSEAIVEAKRLSLIHSGEFV from the coding sequence ATGATACGAATCTTGTTAGTTGATGATCATCCTTCTGTTGGTGAAGGAACGAAGAATATGATCGAACAGGATACAGATATGCAAGTAACGGTTATTCTTTCAGGAATAGAGGCATTGGAGATTGTTAAGACTGAGAAATTCGATGTGATGCTCTTTGATTTAAACATGCCAGGGATCAATGGGTTGGAGCTTACGAAAAGAATGATGAATGCGAACCCGGACAGTCGAGTACTGATTTATACAGGGTATGAAATAAGCCCACATTACAATCTACTTAATGATTCGGGAGTATCTGGATTTGTGAACAAGACAGCATCTCGTGAACAATTACTTAACGCAATTCGCTGTGCTCTTAGGGGAGAAGCTGTTATTCCAATTACACTTCTCCGTCAATTACGTCGTAATGAAATTCGAGTGAATCAATCCAGAGATGATAAGACGATAGATGAAGTATCTATCAATGAGCGCGAGCAAGAGATTTTACAGGAAGTATCTAAAGGGAGTAGCAATAAAGATATCGCGACTAAGCTGATCATGAGTCAACGGACGGTGGAGTACAATCTGACACGTATCTTCGAGAAGCTGAATGTTCGTACAAGATCAGAAGCTATTGTTGAAGCGAAACGGTTAAGTCTAATTCATTCAGGTGAATTTGTATAA